A single Deinococcus betulae DNA region contains:
- a CDS encoding M48 family metalloprotease, translating into MTSASPVLLHPGTIQRDSRLALGILLCYWVFFMLVSAALLWVIIALAGSGLPALLRWGALLMPAGLLLHLWWTSFPRRRPAPFGTPVALDSEPDLKALIESVAHALNVPMPTEVRLLPDMNAYMSVQGGRSTLGLGLPLLLSLPGAEVKAVIAHELAHLGGGDAARAWRLAGLASGMFRTALSLRQGSPERAVELLPQGLSTAVVLYLLLGNLLALPMTALARAYLRVSERLNHAQEHAADQAAERVAGAAAAHSALRRIAVEAHLFDAYVAQEVVPLAQAGFRVPLAEGFQMFLRSEQAERLRGWTAQDLPEREGTLSHPSLRARLDRLEVPRPEHLPPAELSSLLRQADRWSEAFYVPASVRALRPVRWDDLNTAHWPLHWHALSQSEAVRAALRGVTLLDVPAICADLNAHLRARFTQLQYEGVGGDERHALVAWLALGVLLAALRQGARAHVQPGHPWAAQAHGQTLTPEPLLWQMVTQPAARAAWPDQMAALGLQDSLLLDGE; encoded by the coding sequence GTGACCTCTGCTTCTCCAGTTTTGCTTCACCCCGGGACCATCCAGCGCGACAGTCGCCTGGCTCTGGGGATACTGCTGTGCTACTGGGTCTTCTTCATGCTGGTGAGTGCCGCTCTCCTGTGGGTGATCATCGCGTTGGCTGGGTCGGGGCTGCCAGCCCTGCTGCGGTGGGGCGCGCTGCTGATGCCGGCAGGTTTGCTCCTTCATCTGTGGTGGACCTCATTTCCTCGGCGGCGCCCAGCTCCGTTTGGAACGCCTGTAGCGCTTGACAGTGAGCCAGACCTGAAAGCGCTCATTGAGAGCGTTGCTCACGCGCTGAATGTGCCTATGCCCACAGAAGTGCGGCTGTTGCCCGACATGAATGCGTATATGTCTGTGCAGGGGGGCCGCTCCACCCTGGGCCTGGGATTGCCCTTACTGCTGTCTCTGCCCGGCGCAGAGGTTAAGGCCGTGATTGCTCATGAATTAGCCCACCTGGGCGGCGGGGACGCGGCGCGGGCCTGGCGGTTGGCCGGTCTGGCATCGGGGATGTTCCGCACGGCCCTGAGCCTGCGCCAAGGTAGTCCAGAGCGGGCCGTTGAGCTGTTGCCGCAGGGCCTGTCTACTGCCGTGGTGCTGTACCTCCTGCTGGGCAACTTGCTGGCGCTGCCTATGACGGCCCTGGCACGCGCCTACCTGCGGGTGAGCGAGCGGCTCAATCACGCCCAGGAGCACGCCGCCGACCAGGCCGCAGAGCGCGTGGCGGGGGCGGCCGCCGCCCACTCTGCCCTGCGCCGTATTGCGGTTGAGGCTCACCTGTTTGACGCCTATGTCGCGCAGGAGGTGGTGCCGCTGGCACAGGCGGGCTTCCGCGTGCCGCTGGCTGAGGGCTTTCAGATGTTCCTCAGGAGTGAGCAGGCCGAGCGGCTGCGGGGCTGGACGGCGCAGGACCTTCCAGAGCGTGAGGGGACCCTGTCGCATCCATCGCTGCGTGCGCGCCTGGACAGGTTAGAAGTCCCTCGGCCTGAGCATTTGCCGCCTGCAGAGCTAAGCTCACTGCTTAGGCAGGCTGACCGCTGGAGCGAAGCCTTTTATGTTCCGGCGTCAGTCAGAGCGCTGCGGCCTGTGCGTTGGGATGACCTGAACACGGCGCACTGGCCCCTGCACTGGCATGCGCTGAGCCAGAGTGAGGCTGTGCGCGCAGCGCTACGCGGCGTGACGCTGCTGGACGTGCCGGCCATCTGCGCCGACCTGAATGCCCACCTGCGGGCGCGTTTCACGCAGCTGCAGTACGAGGGGGTAGGAGGCGATGAGCGGCATGCCCTGGTGGCCTGGTTGGCCCTGGGTGTTCTGCTGGCCGCGCTGCGCCAGGGAGCACGCGCGCACGTGCAGCCCGGTCATCCCTGGGCGGCGCAGGCCCACGGGCAGACCCTGACGCCGGAACCCCTGCTCTGGCAGATGGTGACGCAGCCTGCGGCCCGCGCCGCGTGGCCTGATCAGATGGCGGCCTTAGGACTCCAGGACAGCCTCCTGCTGGACGGCGAGTGA
- a CDS encoding 4'-phosphopantetheinyl transferase superfamily protein, producing MIVAVGHDLIEIARIRGMLAREGCRAEKLFAPTELAYCARLSDPAPSLAARFAAKEAFQKVWPRPHGWRDVWVERERTPDGPFPFAPPVLGFVPEIAAELAARGWVAHLTLTHTKDHASAVVVLEAREIRLHESAAPITVTP from the coding sequence GTGATTGTCGCGGTGGGCCACGACCTGATTGAAATTGCCCGTATCCGGGGGATGCTGGCGCGCGAAGGCTGCCGGGCCGAGAAGCTGTTTGCGCCCACCGAACTGGCCTACTGCGCCCGGCTGAGTGACCCGGCCCCCAGTCTGGCGGCGCGCTTTGCCGCCAAGGAAGCCTTTCAGAAGGTCTGGCCACGCCCGCATGGCTGGCGGGACGTATGGGTAGAGCGTGAGCGCACCCCGGATGGTCCCTTTCCGTTTGCGCCGCCAGTCCTGGGCTTTGTTCCCGAGATCGCCGCCGAACTGGCCGCGCGCGGCTGGGTGGCCCACCTGACCCTGACCCATACCAAGGACCACGCCTCGGCCGTGGTGGTGCTGGAAGCGCGGGAGATTCGTCTCCATGAAAGTGCTGCGCCCATTACAGTGACACCGTGA
- a CDS encoding HepT-like ribonuclease domain-containing protein, with the protein MTQSTEPLFPDLRLPTIAAALRGAQPLWTALGVSRVRVFGSVARGEATPGSDIDLLVDWAPGTPRGLLDLMRVREVFEDVLGRRVDVLTAAPLRHPLRGEILEDAVDVLAVPNPAPRTHRPKRWRWRVYDLLAAIDRIAAYTSGHSLTTFTRDEAVRDAVLHNLARLGETTKFIPQSVQDRAPHLPWALLRDIRNLVSHDYFGIEPALIWHTARVELPALRPALQALADGKAGL; encoded by the coding sequence GTGACCCAGAGCACCGAGCCGCTGTTTCCCGATCTGCGCCTTCCGACCATCGCGGCGGCGCTGCGGGGCGCCCAGCCGCTGTGGACCGCCCTGGGGGTCAGCCGCGTGCGTGTGTTCGGTTCGGTGGCGCGCGGCGAGGCCACACCCGGCAGCGACATTGACCTGCTGGTGGACTGGGCGCCCGGCACGCCGCGCGGCCTGCTGGACCTGATGCGGGTGCGCGAGGTCTTTGAGGATGTGCTGGGCCGCCGGGTCGACGTACTGACTGCCGCCCCCCTGCGTCACCCGCTGAGGGGCGAGATTCTGGAAGACGCGGTGGACGTGCTGGCCGTCCCCAACCCCGCCCCCCGCACCCACCGTCCCAAACGCTGGCGCTGGCGCGTGTACGACCTGCTGGCGGCCATTGACCGGATTGCGGCCTACACGAGCGGCCACTCGCTGACGACCTTCACCCGCGACGAGGCCGTGCGCGACGCTGTGCTGCACAATCTCGCCCGGCTGGGCGAAACCACCAAGTTCATTCCCCAGAGTGTGCAGGACCGCGCGCCGCACCTGCCCTGGGCGCTGCTGCGTGACATCCGCAATCTGGTGTCCCACGATTATTTCGGCATCGAGCCGGCGCTCATCTGGCACACGGCGAGGGTGGAGTTGCCAGCGCTGCGGCCGGCGCTTCAGGCGTTGGCGGATGGGAAAGCGGGACTGTAA
- a CDS encoding Cof-type HAD-IIB family hydrolase produces MPIRLIATDLDGTLLTSDKTVSRRTRAALHATRAAGIPVVPVTARQPRSVRPSAAALGFTWALCGNGAQGVHLPTGEVLFEAHVAADVQRALAGALRERLPDLLFVSVRQGGEVFVAQDGYAGLARLSDHNREPADMGTFTLDEVLAQPSLKLIVRHPTLHPDELLLQVRALGLPGFAVTHSGAPFLEVLAEGVSKAWGLERLCAHLGIARDEVLAFGDAPNDAEMLAWAGRGVAMANAHPEARQAAGEVTLSNDEDGVAVVLEALLAGSLSA; encoded by the coding sequence ATGCCCATTCGCCTCATCGCCACCGACCTGGACGGCACGCTGCTGACCAGCGACAAGACGGTCAGCCGCCGCACCCGAGCGGCCCTCCATGCGACGCGTGCAGCGGGCATACCCGTGGTGCCGGTGACCGCACGCCAGCCGCGCAGCGTGCGGCCCAGCGCCGCCGCGCTGGGGTTTACCTGGGCGCTGTGTGGCAACGGCGCCCAGGGGGTGCATCTGCCCACGGGCGAAGTGTTGTTCGAGGCCCATGTGGCGGCCGACGTGCAGCGGGCCCTGGCCGGGGCGCTGCGCGAGCGGCTGCCGGACTTGCTGTTTGTCTCGGTGCGGCAGGGCGGCGAGGTGTTTGTGGCGCAGGACGGCTACGCGGGCCTGGCGCGCCTGAGCGACCACAACCGCGAACCCGCCGACATGGGCACTTTTACGCTGGACGAGGTGCTGGCCCAGCCCAGCCTGAAACTCATCGTGCGCCACCCCACCCTGCACCCGGATGAGCTGCTCCTGCAGGTGCGGGCCCTGGGGCTGCCCGGCTTTGCCGTGACCCATTCCGGCGCGCCGTTCTTGGAGGTGCTGGCCGAAGGCGTGAGCAAGGCCTGGGGCCTGGAACGGCTGTGCGCCCACCTGGGCATTGCCCGTGACGAAGTGCTGGCCTTTGGCGACGCCCCCAACGACGCCGAGATGCTGGCCTGGGCCGGGCGCGGCGTGGCGATGGCGAACGCCCACCCCGAGGCTCGGCAGGCCGCCGGTGAGGTCACCCTCAGCAACGATGAGGACGGCGTGGCGGTGGTGCTTGAAGCGCTGCTGGCCGGGTCTTTATCTGCCTGA